The Erythrolamprus reginae isolate rEryReg1 chromosome 5, rEryReg1.hap1, whole genome shotgun sequence genome window below encodes:
- the SELENOT gene encoding thioredoxin reductase-like selenoprotein T, with amino-acid sequence MKPTLALLLLVAASLSGAGAQPGGLPPGKKLRMAYATGPLLKFQICVSUGYRRVFEEYMRVISQRYPDIRIEGENYLPQPIYRHIASFLSVFKLVLIGFIIVGKDPFALFGMQTPSVWQWGQENKVYACMMVFFLSNMIENQCMSTGAFEITLNDVPVWSKLESGHLPSMQQLVQILDNEMKLNVHMEQMSHHRS; translated from the exons ATGAAGCCGACGCTGGCGCTGCTGTTGCTGGTGGCGGCGTCCTTGAGCGGCGCCGGAGCTCAGCCTGGCGGTTTACCGCCTGGGAAGAAACTACGCATGGCCTACGCCACCGGGCCGTTGCTCAAGTTCCAGATCTG TGTTTCCTGAGGATACAGGCGGGTGTTTGAAGAGTACATGCGGGTTATTAGCCAGCGGTACCCAGACATCCGCATTGAAGGGGAAAACTACCTTCCCCAACCTATATATAG ACATATAGCATCTTTCTTGTCAGTCTTCAAACTAGTGCTAATAGGCTTCATTATTGTTGGCAAGGATCCTTTTGCTTTATTTGGCATGCAAACTCCAAGTGTCTGGCAGTGGGGACAAGAAAATAAG GTATATGCTTGTATGATGGTTTTCTTTCTGAGCAACATGATTGAGAACCAGTGTATGTCAACAGGTGCATTTGAAATAACTTTAAATG ATGTCCCAGTGTGGTCTAAGCTGGAGTCTGGGCATCTTCCTTCCATGCAGCAACTTGTTCAAATCCTTGATAATGAAATGAAACTCAACGTGCATATGGAGCAAATGTCACATCATAGATCATAG